The following are encoded together in the Fundulus heteroclitus isolate FHET01 chromosome 19, MU-UCD_Fhet_4.1, whole genome shotgun sequence genome:
- the rpl13a gene encoding 60S ribosomal protein L13a has translation MAYKQIDGASQDQGANNREIQVSSLPAAPAFYHEQPRSSFFSHIMADRFNKVLLLDGRGHLLGRLAAIVAKQVLLGHKVVVVRCEGINISGNFYRNKLKYLAFLRKRMNTNPSRGPYHFRAPSRIFWRTVRGMLPHKTKRGQAALDRLKVFDGIPPPYDKRKRMVVPAALKIVRLKPTRKFALLGRLAHEVGWKYQAITATLEEKRKEKAKLRHLKKKTTIKLTKQAEKNVESKIAKYTDVLKQYGVLV, from the exons AAGTGTCGTCACTTCCGGCTGCCCCTGCCTTTTACCACGAGCAGCCCCGTTCCTCTTTCTTTTCGCACATCATGGCGGACCGGTTCAATAAG GTTCTGCTACTAGATGGCAGGGGCCATCTATTGGGCCGACTTGCTGCCATTGTGGCTAAACAGGTCCTCCTGG GGCACAAAGTGGTGGTGGTGAGATGTGAGGGCATCAACATCTCTGGCAACTTCTACCGTAACAAAC TGAAGTATCTGGCTTTCCTGCGTAAGAGGATGAACACCAACCCGTCGCGTGGGCCCTACCACTTCAGAGCTCCTAGCAGGATCTTCTGGAGGACGGTGAGAG GGATGCTGCCCCACAAAACCAAAAGAGGCCAGGCTGCTCTGGACAGGCTGAAGGTGTTTGATGGCATCCCTCCACCTTACGACAAG agaaAGCGAATGGTTGTCCCAGCAGCTCTTAAAATTGTGCGTCTGAAGCCCACCCGTAAG TTTGCCCTCCTTGGGCGTCTGGCGCATGAAGTTGGCTGGAAGTACCAGGCCATCACAGCCACGctggaggagaagaggaaagagAAGGCGAAGCTCCGCCACCTCAAGAAAAAGACAACGATCAAGCTGACCAAGCAGGCGGAGAAGAACGTTGAGAGCAAAATCGCAAAATACACAGACGTTCTGAAACAATACGGTGTTCTTGTCTAG